The Virgibacillus sp. SK37 region GACGGAGTAATTCATTTTACAGAAGAAGCACCCATTGATTTGCGTTTCAGGCGGCGCTTTCACACCTCCGGGTACAAGCGCGACATCTGTTCGTTACCTCACAGTGTCTTCTTTGCCGCCCGGCATGGCCTCAGCCGCTTCCTCCGCTACGCTCCGTCCAGGGTCTTCGCCTCATGCTATTCCGGCAGGAGTCGCGGGCGAACAGGACGTTGGTCATGCAATCGTTGCCACAAATGTTTTCGATGGGACGAGTTAGCGCAGTCCCAGGACGTGGCGTTCTTAGATTGCCGCATTCCGCTCCAATCAATTGGTATACGCTTTAAACTTTAGGACACGGAGCAGCATCATCTAATTTTTTAAGTGGGTCGTGCAGAAAACGATAGGATAAGGTCCTACAAACTTGTACTCGAGATATAAAAATACGTTCATTTCAGTTTTTAAAAAGAATTTAATATTTTTTAGAATTTACTCTGAGCGGAGGAAAATACGGAGACTTCTGGGGGAAATGAGGCATAGGTGAGACCCCGGAATGCGTTAGCATGAGGAGGCTCATCAGCCGCCCCCGAAAAGCGCAGTGTTTTCCGTAGCGGTGGTGTATTCAGATTCAATATTTCAGTGAACTTTCCAGCAACAAAGTTATTTTTATACGCTAAAGACGAAAAGTTACGTCGCAGTTTATCCATTTTGCGAATCAATGGATGTCCCAATAAATAGCTTTAAATTATTTATTCAAAAAGCAATTTTTGGTCAATACTTAATTTTTATTAGCTCTTATAAATAGTAATCTTTGACAAAGCCTTGCAATATTTTCTTATTCATGCTAAAATTTTTTTGTTATTCATGTTCTCAACTTTATGAGAAAGAATGGAAATAGGAGTGGGAGGGGACATCCCCTATTACCACATCACGGACTTTAAGGAGGTGTGTCTCGTGGCTAAAAAAGTAATTAAATTAGTAAAGCTGCAAATCCCAGCTGGAAAAGCTAATCCGGCACCACCAGTTGGACCGGCACTAGGTCAAGCGGGTGTTAACATCATGGGATTCTGTAAGGAATTCAACGCACGTACCCAAGATCAAGCGGGTATGATTATCCCTGTTGAAATTACGGTATTTGAAGACCGTTCATTTACATTTATTACAAAAACTCCACCTGCAGCTGTTCTATTGAAAAAAGCAGCTGGTATTGAAACTGCATCAGGTGAGCCAAACCGTAATAAAGTCGCAACTGTTAAACGCGACAAAGTAAAAGAAATCGCAGAAACTAAAATGCCTGATTTGAATGCAGCAGACGTAGAAGCAGCCATGCGTATGGTTGAAGGTACTGCTCGCAGCATGGGTATTACGATTGAAGACTAATTTTTAATGGAGATCCAATCTTAGCTTACCTTAATAAGTGAGTTTAGAGATGGGTTACCCAAATTTATACGGTATAGGTTGCGATTGATTGCCATTACTCGCAACCTTTTTCGTGAATGTGATGTACTATTTATGTCACATGCTTTATAAAAGCTGTTGCTTTTATAAGTGGGAGGTATTACCGTTATAACCACAAAAGAGGAGGAAATAAAATGGCTAAAAAAGGTAAAAAACATCAAGAAGCACTTAAGCTTGTTGATCGTTCTAAATCATATGATGTAGCAGAAGCTGTTGCTTTAGTTAAAGAAGCAGCTAAGGCAAACTTTGATGAAACTGTTGAAGCTGCTTTTCGTTTAGGCGTAGACCCTAAAAAAGCAGATCAGCAAATCCGTGGCGCAATGGTATTGCCACACGGTACTGGTAAAACACAACGTGTACTAGTATTTGCAAAAGGTGAAAAAGCTAAAGAAGCTGAAGCAGCAGGAGCTGACTTCGTAGGCGAATCTGATTATATTAACAAAATTAACCAAGGTTGGTTTGATTTTGATGTAATCGTAGCTACACCTGACATGATGGCTGAAGTTGGTAAACTTGGACGCGTGTTAGGACCAAAAGGCCTTATGCCTAACCCTAAAACTGGAACAGTTACTTTCGAAGTAGAAAAAGCTGTTAAAGATATTAAAGCTGGTAAAGTAGAATATCGTGTAGATAAATCTGCTAACATCCATGTTCCAATTGGTAAGCTTTCATTTGATAATGAGAAACTAATTGAGAACTTTGAAGCGATCACTGAAACTTTAGTTAAAGTTAAACCACAGGCTGCTAAAGGAACTTACATGAAAAATGTTTCATTAACTTCCACAATGGGCCCTGGTGTAAGAGTAGACGTTTCATCATATCGTTAATAACATGTTGACTTTTGGTTAAACATTAGTTATACTGATATGCGTTATATAAATGAATATGTTGTACCGTAGACAGTAGGGGCGATCATTCGCTTAATATCCTGCCGAGGTGTTTAAAAGCAGATTAGCCCGTGATAGGTTAATTGTTATATTAAGCTCCCATGTCTGCATGGGAGCTTTTCTTCTGTTAATAAACAGGCGCTTGCGCTATTTCTATACGGTATGATAAACAATGACAATAGGAGGTGGAACAATGTCCAGCATTATCGAGAAGAAAAAGCAAATCGTTGAAGAGATTGCTGATAAATTCCGTGCGAGTCAAACTGCTGTAGTTGTAGACTATCGTGGTCTTGATGTAGCTGAAGTTACTGAATTACGTAAACAACTTCGCGAAGCAGGAATTGACTTCAAGGTATACAAGAATACAATGACTAGACGTGCTGTAGAAGCTGCAGAGCTAAATGACCTTTCTGATGTATTGGTAGGACCTAACGCGGTTGCTTTCAGTACAGAAGATGTCGTAGCACCAGCAAGAATTTTAAATGACTTCGCTAAAAAGCATGAGGCATTGGAAATCAAAGGTGGCGTAATTGAAGGGAAAGTTGCAACACTTGAACAAATCAAGGAACTTGCAGATCTGCCAAATTACGAAGGTATGGTTTCTATGTTGCTTAGCGTACTTCAGGCACCTGTCCGCAACTTTGCATATGCTACGAAAGCTATCGCAGAGCAAAAAGAGGAACAAGGCGCATAATTGGGTTATAAACAGATCAATCTGTTTCGTTTTATAAAAAATTAATAATAATTAGGAGGAAATAATATCATGACTAAAGAACAAATCATTGATGCGATTAAAGAAATGTCTGTACTAGACTTAAACGATTTAGTAAAAGCAATTGAAGAAGAATTTGGTGTAACAGCTGCAGCACCAGTAGCAGTAGCAGGTGGAGCTGGCGCTGGAGAAGCTGCTGAAGAACAAACTGAATTTGATGTAGTACTTGAAAGTGCTGGAGCTTCAAAAATTAAAGTTGTTAAAGCAGTTCGTGAAATCACTGGTCTTGGTCTTAAAGATGCAAAAGACTTGGTTGACAACGCACCAAAAGCAATCAAAGAAGCTGTATCTAAAGAAGAAGCTGAAGAAGTTAAAGGCAAGCTAGAAGAAGCTGGCGCAACTGTAGAAGTTAAGTAATTTCAATAATGGGGCTCGTCGTACAAGCTAACGACGGGCTCTCTATATATAAAATATGATGAGGAGGCACAAAGTATGAACAACCAAAGGAAGAACTGATGGTGTTTATTATTTGTGCCTCTCCTATCTTCTCAATCTATTTTATAAAAAGTAGGTGCCAAATGTCAGAGCATTACTTTTCAAAAAAACCTCAATCTAAAAGTTCACCAAAGACATGGAGCTATCGGTTGAAAGGAAGACAGTATACATTTACCAGTGATGTAGGTGTGTTTTCGAAGAATGAAGTCGATTTCGGATCTAAACTATTAATAGAACAATTTCGTCCACCTGAATTACCAGGGGATATCTTGGATTTAGGATGTGGATATGGTCCGATCGGTATTGCGATTTCTGGTTCTTACACAGATCGCCATGTAGTTATGGCAGATGTAAATGAAAGAGCTGTACTTTTGGCCGAAAAAAATGCTGCTAAAAATCAAATTAATAATGCGGAGTTTATCCAAAGCGACCAGTTCTCTCAACTGGATGGTCGGACATTTGCTGCGATATTGACGAACCCGCCAATCAGAGCAGGGAAGCAGACGGTTCATCAAATGTTCGAAAAGTCAAAGACGACACTAGTCGAGAGGGGAGAATTATGGGTTGTTATACAAAAAAAGCAGGGAGCTCCTTCCGCGAAGAATAAATTAGAAGATCTATTTGGAAATGCAGAAGTCGTAGCAAAGGATAAAGGTTACTTTATTCTGCGTGCTATAAATGTTTGACCAAGATATACGTGTATGTTATGCTTAATAAATGCTAACATGGCGATTCTTATGTCAAGAGGTTATTTTATAAAAATGACGTATATTTATCCGTGCTAGGGAAATAATGGTAAGATTGAAAGGGATATTTTCCCTTATTTTCTATTTATATTGTTATTTTCGGCTTGGTATAAAATAGATCCATAACTTGTATATATTCGGTTGCAAGTTTGTTAGCGTGTTTAAAATAAGGATTCAAAAACAAACTGAGAAATCAGGGAGTTTTTAAAATATATTAATCATTTAAAGTAGAAAACTTCTACTGGAAAATGCATGATTTAAGGGGTGAAGCAGTTGACAGGTCAACTAGTTCAGTATGGACGGCACCGCCAACGCAGAAGCTATGCGCGTATTAGTGAAGTATTAGAATTGCCGAATCTTATCGAAATTCAAACAGCTTCTTATGAGTGGTTCCTGGAAGAAGGCATTAGAGAAATGTTTAAGGATATTTCTCCTATTGAAGATTTTACAGGTAACCTTTCACTTGAATTTGTCGATTACAGCTTGGGTGAACCAAAATATCCTGTGGATGAATCTAAGGAAAGAGATGTCACTTATAATGCTCCACTTCGAGTAAAGGTTCGCTTGATTAACAATGAAACAGGCGAAGTAAAAGAACAAGAAGTATTCATGGGTGATTTCCCGCTTATGACAGATACAGGTACGTTTGTCATTAATGGTGCAGAGCGTGTTATCGTTTCACAGCTTGTGCGCTCACCTAGTGTTTACTACAATGAGAAAATTGATAAAAACGGAAAGAGGGGCGTTGCAGCAACAGTTATTCCAAACCGTGGTGCATGGTTGGAGTTCGAAACTGATGCAAAAGACGTGGCCTATGTTCGTATCGATCGCACACGTAAATTGCCAATTACGGTATTATTACGTGCTCTTGGCTTTGGCTCAGATCAAGAAATTATCGATTTGCTAGGTGATAATGAATACCTTAAAAATACATTAGAAAAAGATAACACAGAAACAACCGAAAAAGCTTTATTAGAGATTTATGAGCGTTTACGTCCTGGCGAGCCGCCAACAGTAGAAAATGCAAAGAGCTTACTTGTTTCTAGATTTTTCGATCCAAAGCGTTATGATCTAGCGCATGTTGGTCGCTATAAAATGAATAAAAAATTACACATAAAGAATCGACTTTTCAACCAAGTTGTTGCTGAACCTATTGTGGATCCTGAAACAGGAGAGGTACTGGCACAAAAGGGTGATAAACTCGAACGTAAGTTACTAAATAAAATTATCCCATACTTGGAAAAAGAAGAAGACAAGCTTGGTGAGAGAATTGCTGAACCTCACGAAGGTGTTCTAGATGAGCAAATTACGCTTCAATCAATTAAAATCGTCGACCCTACAGATCCTAGCGGAGAAAAAGAGCTAACTGTAATCGGAAATGCTGATGTAGATACCAGTGTAAAAAATATTACACCTGCAGATATTTTGTCAGCTATCAGTTATTTCTTTAATCTACTACATCGTGTAGGAAATACAGACGATATTGATCATTTGGGGAATCGTCGTTTGCGTTCTGTTGGAGAGCTTTTACAGAATCAATTCAGAATTGGGTTGTCCCGAATGGAACGTGTTGTGCGTGAACGGATGTCTATTCAGGATACATCAAGCATCACACCACAACAGTTAATCAATATTCGACCTGTAATCGCATCGATTAAAGAGTTCTTTGGTAGCTCTCAGCTGTCACAATTTATGGACCAGACCAATCCATTGGCTGAATTAACCCATAAACGCCGTTTGTCAGCATTAGGACCAGGTGGACTGACGCGTGAACGTGCCGGCTTCGAAGTGCGTGACGTACACTATTCCCACTATGGCCGCATGTGTCCGATCGAGACACCGGAAGGACCGAATATCGGACTTATTAACTCATTGTCAAGTTATGCAAAAGTTAATAAATTTGGCTTCATTGAAACACCTTACCGCCGGGTTGATCCTGAAACAGGTAAGGTAACTGCTCAAATTGATTACTTAACTGCCGATGAGGAAGACAACTATGTTGTTGCTCAGGCAAATGCTAAATTAGATGATGACGGCACTTTCACGGATGAAGAAGTAATCGCTCGTTTCCGTGGGGAGAATACAGCAGTACCACGTGAACAAATTGATTATATGGATGTATCACCAAAGCAAGTTGTTTCCGCTGCGACAGCATGTATTCCTTTCTTGGAAAACGATGACTCCAACCGTGCGCTAATGGGGGCAAACATGCAACGTCAGGCAGTACCACTTATGAACCCGGAAGCTCCTATTGTTGGTACAGGAATGGAGTATGTAGACGGGAAGGATTCTGGTGCAGCTATTATTTGCCGTCACGAAGGTATTGTAGAAAAAGTAGAAGCGAAAGAGGTTCTTGTCCGCCGCATATCCGAAGTGGATGGAAAAGAAGTAAAAGGCGATTTGGATCGTTATAAATTACAAAAATATATTCGTTCCAACCAGGGAACATGCTACAACCAGCGACCTATTGTAAGCGAAGGGAACCGTGTTACTAAAGGGGAAATCCTTGCAGATGGACCTTCCATGGAAGATGGGGAGCTAGCCCTTGGAAGAAACGTCCTTGTTGGCTTTATGACTTGGGAAGGTTATAACTACGAGGATGCTATCATCATGAGTGAGCGACTTGTGAAGGATGATGTGTATACGTCCATCCATATTGAAGAATACGAATCTGAAGCTCGCGATACAAAACTCGGGCCGGAGGAAATCACAAGAGATATTCCTAACGTTGGGGAAGAAGCACTTAAAAACCTGAATGAACATGGGATTATCCGAGTAGGCGCTGAAGTAACAGATGGAGACATCCTTGTTGGTAAGGTTACTCCTAAAGGTGTTACAGAGCTATCTGCTGAAGAACGACTTCTTCACGCAATCTTTGGCGAGAAAGCAAGGGAAGTTCGAGACACCTCCCTACGTGTACCTCACGGAGCGGGCGGAATTGTTCTTGATGTGAAAATCTTTAATCGTGAAGATGGCGACGAGCTTCCTCCTGGTGTTAATCAACTTGTTCGTGCATATATCGTGCAAAAGCGTAAGATACATGAAGGAGATAAAATGGCAGGTCGCCACGGTAACAAGGGTGTAATCTCCAAAATCTTACCGGAAGAGGATATGCCA contains the following coding sequences:
- a CDS encoding class I SAM-dependent methyltransferase, producing the protein MSEHYFSKKPQSKSSPKTWSYRLKGRQYTFTSDVGVFSKNEVDFGSKLLIEQFRPPELPGDILDLGCGYGPIGIAISGSYTDRHVVMADVNERAVLLAEKNAAKNQINNAEFIQSDQFSQLDGRTFAAILTNPPIRAGKQTVHQMFEKSKTTLVERGELWVVIQKKQGAPSAKNKLEDLFGNAEVVAKDKGYFILRAINV
- the rplA gene encoding 50S ribosomal protein L1, with translation MAKKGKKHQEALKLVDRSKSYDVAEAVALVKEAAKANFDETVEAAFRLGVDPKKADQQIRGAMVLPHGTGKTQRVLVFAKGEKAKEAEAAGADFVGESDYINKINQGWFDFDVIVATPDMMAEVGKLGRVLGPKGLMPNPKTGTVTFEVEKAVKDIKAGKVEYRVDKSANIHVPIGKLSFDNEKLIENFEAITETLVKVKPQAAKGTYMKNVSLTSTMGPGVRVDVSSYR
- the rplJ gene encoding 50S ribosomal protein L10, giving the protein MSSIIEKKKQIVEEIADKFRASQTAVVVDYRGLDVAEVTELRKQLREAGIDFKVYKNTMTRRAVEAAELNDLSDVLVGPNAVAFSTEDVVAPARILNDFAKKHEALEIKGGVIEGKVATLEQIKELADLPNYEGMVSMLLSVLQAPVRNFAYATKAIAEQKEEQGA
- the rpoB gene encoding DNA-directed RNA polymerase subunit beta, which gives rise to MTGQLVQYGRHRQRRSYARISEVLELPNLIEIQTASYEWFLEEGIREMFKDISPIEDFTGNLSLEFVDYSLGEPKYPVDESKERDVTYNAPLRVKVRLINNETGEVKEQEVFMGDFPLMTDTGTFVINGAERVIVSQLVRSPSVYYNEKIDKNGKRGVAATVIPNRGAWLEFETDAKDVAYVRIDRTRKLPITVLLRALGFGSDQEIIDLLGDNEYLKNTLEKDNTETTEKALLEIYERLRPGEPPTVENAKSLLVSRFFDPKRYDLAHVGRYKMNKKLHIKNRLFNQVVAEPIVDPETGEVLAQKGDKLERKLLNKIIPYLEKEEDKLGERIAEPHEGVLDEQITLQSIKIVDPTDPSGEKELTVIGNADVDTSVKNITPADILSAISYFFNLLHRVGNTDDIDHLGNRRLRSVGELLQNQFRIGLSRMERVVRERMSIQDTSSITPQQLINIRPVIASIKEFFGSSQLSQFMDQTNPLAELTHKRRLSALGPGGLTRERAGFEVRDVHYSHYGRMCPIETPEGPNIGLINSLSSYAKVNKFGFIETPYRRVDPETGKVTAQIDYLTADEEDNYVVAQANAKLDDDGTFTDEEVIARFRGENTAVPREQIDYMDVSPKQVVSAATACIPFLENDDSNRALMGANMQRQAVPLMNPEAPIVGTGMEYVDGKDSGAAIICRHEGIVEKVEAKEVLVRRISEVDGKEVKGDLDRYKLQKYIRSNQGTCYNQRPIVSEGNRVTKGEILADGPSMEDGELALGRNVLVGFMTWEGYNYEDAIIMSERLVKDDVYTSIHIEEYESEARDTKLGPEEITRDIPNVGEEALKNLNEHGIIRVGAEVTDGDILVGKVTPKGVTELSAEERLLHAIFGEKAREVRDTSLRVPHGAGGIVLDVKIFNREDGDELPPGVNQLVRAYIVQKRKIHEGDKMAGRHGNKGVISKILPEEDMPFLPDGTPIDIMLNPLGVPSRMNIGQVFELHLGMAARQLGIHVASPVFDGATEEDVWETLEEAGMPRDAKTILYDGRSGEPFDNRVSVGVMYMIKLAHMVDDKLHARSTGPYSLVTQQPLGGKAQFGGQRFGEMEVWALEAYGAAYTLQEILTVKSDDIVGRVKTYESIVKGDNVPEPGVPESFKVLIKELQSLGMDVKMLSSNEEEIDMRELEEEDTQQASKLNLEVEES
- the rplK gene encoding 50S ribosomal protein L11, translating into MAKKVIKLVKLQIPAGKANPAPPVGPALGQAGVNIMGFCKEFNARTQDQAGMIIPVEITVFEDRSFTFITKTPPAAVLLKKAAGIETASGEPNRNKVATVKRDKVKEIAETKMPDLNAADVEAAMRMVEGTARSMGITIED
- the rplL gene encoding 50S ribosomal protein L7/L12, with the translated sequence MTKEQIIDAIKEMSVLDLNDLVKAIEEEFGVTAAAPVAVAGGAGAGEAAEEQTEFDVVLESAGASKIKVVKAVREITGLGLKDAKDLVDNAPKAIKEAVSKEEAEEVKGKLEEAGATVEVK